The DNA segment CCCAAAAGGGATGCGCCATGATATTCGTGCTAGTAGATTTTTTCACCTATGACTATCTGTGCGACGGCTTTTCCCAATATTTCATGTTGTGGTTCATCAAGGTGGATCCCATCAACTACGCTGGCTTGTGTGACTGAACCCGCATCGAAGTAGATTGCGGACATTTCTTCAGCTACTTTCTCAAGCTCGCCGGCCAATCCAATACAGCGCTTCTCCGCACCCTTGAATTTATTAGCGATAGCGCCTTTGGGTTCTGTAATACGCGGCGGTGCGATTATCAGCACTTTCGGTATAGGCATACCGGGTTCAACGGGAGATAGCCTGATTATGTTCACAAGCTTTGCTGTTCCTTGAGCGGAAAGCCACGCATCGTTCTCATGTGTGCACTGAAAATCATTTGTGCCCAGCATGAGAATCACAAGCCTCAAAGGAGAGTTCATTTCGATGACTTCTGATAACCCCTCCGAGCCGTTTCTCCCGTTCTTGAATGGATCAGGCCATGCGGTTCTGCGCCCATTTAGGCAATTCTCAACAACCCTGACCCTCTTACCCTCCTTCAGAAGAGCGTTCTCGAACACCCCGGGCCAGCGCTTTTCAAATACCAGCCGCTTTCGCGTATTGGGGATGATCCCCCATGTGAGACTGTCTGAATATATGAGTATCTGCTCCATCTTCTCCCTTCTAAAGTCACAATAAGCGGTGAACTTGTACCACTTTTGTTAAATTGTTTATTCCAATGGTCAAGTCAAAATGAATGGTTAGCCATAAAATGACTACCAAGCTTCAACCAAAATAATAAATGGGAACCATAAACAGCTCCAATCAAATGGAAGTAAATTAGTTACCGGTAAAATATTAATGTGCCAGGCTTATGGCTATTGTCCCTAGGACCTCACCGCCAATACAATCTGATTCCTGAGCGACTTCAGCAGATTGAGCCTCTTTTTATCGATCTCCAGACCGCGGGGGCTGGAGTGATCCGCGTAGATCAAACCCACCGCCCTGTTGTTGACTACCAGCGGAAAGAGCAGAAACGATCCGGCGCTGGAGATCTTCTTATACCATTCGGGAATATCAGCCTGGATCTTGTCTTCGGTGGTATCGGCAATATAGACATCGACGGCATTCTTCAATGCCCCGTGAAACACATCCACTTTGTAGGTCGTGGGGAAGTGGAATAACTTGACGAACTCTTCGGCGGTATCGCCAAAACCCAACCGGCCCACCATCTCACCCCGCTTGCGATCCAGTAACGCCAATACGACTCGCTGAAAACCCACCGCCCGATACATGGTTTCGAGCACTACGTTAAATATCTCGGACACACTATGGTTACCCACCAGCATGCCCGTCACCTCCTGCAGGCCATCCATGAGCAGGGTTTCGGCGTCTTCCGGGGTTGTTGGGGCAGCAACACCTGCCTCAGTGGTTTCGACTGTCTGGGTCCCCTCTTCATCCAGGATCTGGGTTTCACCCAGGCCATCTTTGTCTATCCCTTTGGGTTTGCTTTTTTCCACCCCCTTGTGGGATTGCAGATCCTCCGATTTGGCCGTGAGTTTTTTTACGAATTGATCCGATATGTCACTCGATATCGCCTTCGCAATCTCCTGAAACTCATCGATGGACTGGGTTGCGAAACGACTCACCTGCTTGTTTGTGATATTGAGGCCCTTGGCATATTTCTTTGTGATGGCCTCCATGGCGGATGTGTCGTCGAGCCCCGATTCGACCATCGCCGTCATGGCATCATCGGCGAAGGCAGTGACCAGACGCCTGCGCTCCAATCGATTCACGGGTTTATGCTCGCCCTGCCAGCACTTCATGCTATCGATCAGCGACTTGGGGAAATTCCACTGCCCGGCGATCTCGATACCGATCTTTTCATAACTCACACCCAATACCGCATGCTGTGCCGCGACTGCTTCCTTTCCCTCCACCTTGATCGAGCGTTCAATCTCCTTGGACTCGTCAGGCAGATAGAAAGCCACCAGCAGTTTACCCAGGTCGTTCAACAGACCGGTGAGGAAATAGGCCTCGGCTTCGGCCTGGTCGATCTCACCCGCCACCTTATGCGCCAGGGTTGCCCGAAACATTGCCGAAGAGACCAACTCCCGAAGGTGTTCGGCCTGCTGCTTGTTTTCGATATGTTCGAAAAAGATCAACGAGGCCGCCAGGGAGCGTATGGCTTGTGTACCCAGAACCACCACTGCCCGGGACACGGTTCCGATTCTGCCGGAAAAGCGTCCATAGTAGGCGGAGTTGACCACCTTCAGGATCTTGTTGGTGAGGGCAAAATCATTAACGATGACCCCCGCCATCTGATTCACATCCTTGTTGCTGGCATCGGCCATGGCATTGATACTTCGCACCGACTGGGACAAGGCGGGAAAATCACTCTTCCTTTTCATGCGCCGCAGCAGAAACTCCACGGTACCGCTGGCGTCCTCTTCGACACTCAGCTTTTCCCCTTTGTTGCCCCGCATCTCATTGAAGGTCTGCAACATCTCGGTTGCATCGCTATAGCGCAACACAGGATCTTTTTCGAGGGATTTGAGGATAAAACTGTCGAGCTTCTCATCCACTGCCGAGTTGAACTGGGAGGGTGGTTTGACCTCCAGCTTGAGTATTGCGTCGATAACGATCTGCTGCTTATGGCCACTGAAGACCGGCATACCGGTGAGCATCTCATCCAGAATCAGCCCCAGGGCAAACACATCCGCCTGGGGCCCGACCTCGCCCTTCTGGATATACTCCGGGGCAAGGTAACGGGGGGTGCCGATGAGCTGCTGATCCGGTCCCCTGGCTTCGGAGAGCTGGCGGGCGATACCGAAGTCCATGATCTTCGGCACCTTCTCCTTGTTGATAACGATATTCGCCGGTTTCAGATCCCGATGCACGATACCGGCCTTGTGGGCCTGACTCATACCTTCCAGCAGGCCTTGAAAGATCTGCAGCGCATCACCCAGTTCCAGAGGCTGGCCATTGATAAGATCCTTGAGCAGATCGCCTTGCGCATATTCGAACACCAGATAGGGGACCTGCTGGTGCTCACCTGCCTCATAGATGGAGACGATATTGGCATGCTGGAGCTTGCTCGCGGCCCGGGCCTCATCCTGAAATGCTGACTCCTGCAACGACTTGTTGAGCAGTTTTATCGCAACCTTGCGCTCCAGCTGGCTGTCATGGCAGAGATAGACAGTACCCTGGTTGCCCACGCCAAGTTGTTCACCAACCTGAAATCGCCCGATCTTTTTAGG comes from the Candidatus Thiodiazotropha sp. CDECU1 genome and includes:
- a CDS encoding protein kinase domain-containing protein, translated to MKPKKIGRFQVGEQLGVGNQGTVYLCHDSQLERKVAIKLLNKSLQESAFQDEARAASKLQHANIVSIYEAGEHQQVPYLVFEYAQGDLLKDLINGQPLELGDALQIFQGLLEGMSQAHKAGIVHRDLKPANIVINKEKVPKIMDFGIARQLSEARGPDQQLIGTPRYLAPEYIQKGEVGPQADVFALGLILDEMLTGMPVFSGHKQQIVIDAILKLEVKPPSQFNSAVDEKLDSFILKSLEKDPVLRYSDATEMLQTFNEMRGNKGEKLSVEEDASGTVEFLLRRMKRKSDFPALSQSVRSINAMADASNKDVNQMAGVIVNDFALTNKILKVVNSAYYGRFSGRIGTVSRAVVVLGTQAIRSLAASLIFFEHIENKQQAEHLRELVSSAMFRATLAHKVAGEIDQAEAEAYFLTGLLNDLGKLLVAFYLPDESKEIERSIKVEGKEAVAAQHAVLGVSYEKIGIEIAGQWNFPKSLIDSMKCWQGEHKPVNRLERRRLVTAFADDAMTAMVESGLDDTSAMEAITKKYAKGLNITNKQVSRFATQSIDEFQEIAKAISSDISDQFVKKLTAKSEDLQSHKGVEKSKPKGIDKDGLGETQILDEEGTQTVETTEAGVAAPTTPEDAETLLMDGLQEVTGMLVGNHSVSEIFNVVLETMYRAVGFQRVVLALLDRKRGEMVGRLGFGDTAEEFVKLFHFPTTYKVDVFHGALKNAVDVYIADTTEDKIQADIPEWYKKISSAGSFLLFPLVVNNRAVGLIYADHSSPRGLEIDKKRLNLLKSLRNQIVLAVRS
- a CDS encoding SGNH/GDSL hydrolase family protein; the protein is MEQILIYSDSLTWGIIPNTRKRLVFEKRWPGVFENALLKEGKRVRVVENCLNGRRTAWPDPFKNGRNGSEGLSEVIEMNSPLRLVILMLGTNDFQCTHENDAWLSAQGTAKLVNIIRLSPVEPGMPIPKVLIIAPPRITEPKGAIANKFKGAEKRCIGLAGELEKVAEEMSAIYFDAGSVTQASVVDGIHLDEPQHEILGKAVAQIVIGEKIY